From a region of the Fischerella sp. JS2 genome:
- a CDS encoding protealysin inhibitor emfourin: MRISLQRTGGFAGISKKAIIDTANLSPEETQQLSQLLKAANIYSLPTKINSPANQPDRFQYTLTVEENNQQHTLVVGEAALPETLKSLIAWINNTASKK; encoded by the coding sequence ATGCGGATATCGCTTCAGCGTACGGGTGGTTTTGCCGGAATCAGCAAGAAAGCGATCATTGATACGGCTAACTTGTCTCCAGAAGAAACTCAGCAACTATCTCAACTATTGAAAGCCGCAAATATTTATAGCTTACCTACAAAAATTAATTCTCCCGCTAATCAACCTGACCGCTTTCAATACACTTTAACCGTGGAAGAAAACAATCAACAACACACACTTGTAGTTGGTGAAGCAGCACTACCAGAAACCTTAAAAAGTTTAATTGCATGGATTAATAATACAGCAAGCAAAAAATGA
- a CDS encoding cobalamin-binding protein produces the protein MSDGNLKIISLIPSGTEILAVLGLTDAIVGRSHECDYPPEVQSRPVCTQPRLNTNVSSSEIHNEVNKLIQSALSIYEIKTDILERLQPTHIVTQDQCDVCAVSLSEVEKAVAELTHASPQIISLQPNFLNDVWADIERLANIFQVDSVKVLENLEARVKIVAQKTQGLSQTEKLPRVACIEWTDPLMVAANWIPELVTLAGGEPLFSTTGQASTQLKWESLIASNPDIIIFMPCGFDLNRTRLDVDLLSRRPEWQNLHANQTGRIYITDGNAYFNRPGPRLVDSLEVLAEILHPEIFQYGYKGERWDTF, from the coding sequence ATGAGCGATGGCAACTTAAAAATTATCTCCCTAATTCCCAGTGGAACTGAGATTCTAGCCGTACTGGGATTAACTGATGCTATTGTTGGGCGATCGCATGAGTGTGACTACCCTCCAGAAGTACAAAGTCGTCCTGTTTGTACTCAGCCCAGGCTTAATACCAATGTCTCTAGCAGTGAAATTCACAACGAAGTCAATAAATTAATACAATCTGCCCTTAGTATCTACGAAATTAAAACAGATATTTTAGAGCGGCTACAACCCACTCACATTGTTACCCAAGACCAATGTGATGTTTGTGCTGTTAGTTTATCAGAGGTAGAAAAAGCTGTAGCTGAACTTACCCACGCTTCGCCGCAAATTATCTCCTTACAACCTAATTTTCTTAACGATGTTTGGGCTGATATTGAGCGATTAGCTAATATTTTTCAAGTAGATTCGGTTAAGGTGCTAGAAAACTTAGAAGCTCGTGTCAAAATAGTTGCCCAAAAAACACAAGGACTTTCCCAAACAGAAAAGTTGCCTAGAGTAGCCTGTATTGAGTGGACTGATCCTTTAATGGTTGCTGCTAATTGGATTCCTGAATTAGTTACCTTAGCAGGAGGAGAGCCTTTATTTAGTACTACAGGTCAGGCTTCGACACAGTTAAAGTGGGAAAGTTTGATTGCGAGTAATCCAGACATAATTATTTTTATGCCCTGTGGCTTTGATTTAAATCGTACTCGTCTAGATGTAGACTTGTTAAGTAGACGTCCAGAGTGGCAGAATTTACATGCTAACCAAACAGGTAGAATCTACATAACTGATGGTAATGCTTACTTTAACCGTCCAGGCCCAAGACTGGTAGATTCATTAGAAGTTTTAGCAGAAATTTTACATCCAGAAATTTTTCAATATGGCTATAAAGGAGAAAGGTGGGATACTTTTTGA
- a CDS encoding PAS domain S-box protein, translated as MQENLTPDQGQKMQLVSLGDITEHKRVEEALQKRENCLRKQSKTLVQLAKSKTLQQGDLSAALREITEAAAQTVEADRVSVWLYNSDHSKVECVDLYDTITKRHSCGISLLKANFPAYFQALEEQRSIAAHDACNDDRTQELSEPYLSAFGIASLLNAPIWLGGRLVGVVCHEHIGRIRQWTLEEENFAGSIADFVTLAIEASERKAAQEALQQSEAEFRAIFERSSVGIGLVDMKARIVDINPALCQILGYSREDLSGKRFTDYIFKQEGDLELYKQLISGTCDRLEMERRFLHKDGKFVWALVSISLISSQNGEPEYFLAMIEDITKRKQTELELCESKEAAEAGSRAKSEFLATMSHELRTPLNAIMGLSQLLQQEMVGPLNDKQKEYVNCIHSSGEHLLALINDILDLSKVEAGKEELFISKLLVQELCDYVISTVRDRAEEKKLQLITKIDEQTDFCIGDERRVKQMLLNLLTNAIKFTPAGKVCLEVKKALQGVTFTVSDTGIGIDPSQFKFLFEPFKQLDSQLNRQYEGTGLGLALTRKLAHLHGGDVTVQSVLGKGSKFQLFLPNQPPVQGDERHFCEDIFCFDEEQSIQQDITVKICNFNSHEVFNSTNHSSAYEKSSQPKRDKDDSSSICSQRTPLTPHYPGTSLTKNILLVQDEEQTAALLRDYLQAIGYHVEQISNCNDFWERVQNQHPDLVLLDLELAGDTSSWDLLNTVRQNPDLQDLLMVTITSNTTGANSNHPVDITPDRLRDRALQAGANACLCKPIGIVQIESILMQYFG; from the coding sequence ATGCAAGAGAATCTCACTCCTGATCAGGGACAAAAAATGCAGTTAGTATCACTTGGAGATATTACAGAACACAAGCGAGTGGAGGAAGCACTCCAAAAAAGAGAAAATTGTTTGCGAAAACAAAGTAAAACTCTAGTGCAGCTAGCAAAAAGCAAGACCTTGCAGCAAGGAGACCTCAGTGCAGCATTAAGAGAAATTACAGAAGCAGCGGCCCAAACAGTAGAAGCAGATCGAGTTAGCGTCTGGTTATACAATAGTGATCATTCAAAAGTTGAATGTGTCGATTTATATGACACAATAACAAAACGTCATAGCTGTGGGATATCACTTTTAAAAGCAAATTTCCCTGCATACTTCCAAGCTTTGGAAGAACAACGCAGTATAGCAGCTCATGATGCTTGCAATGATGATAGAACCCAAGAATTATCAGAGCCATATTTGTCTGCATTTGGGATAGCCTCTCTGTTAAATGCACCGATTTGGTTAGGGGGTCGTTTAGTGGGGGTGGTATGTCACGAACATATTGGCCGGATTCGCCAGTGGACATTAGAAGAAGAAAACTTTGCTGGTTCGATAGCGGATTTTGTGACTTTAGCAATAGAAGCTAGTGAACGTAAAGCAGCCCAGGAAGCGCTACAACAGAGTGAGGCAGAGTTTAGAGCGATTTTTGAGCGTTCTTCAGTTGGAATTGGATTGGTAGATATGAAGGCGCGGATCGTAGATATAAATCCGGCATTATGTCAGATACTAGGCTACAGTCGAGAAGATTTATCTGGCAAGCGTTTTACAGATTATATTTTTAAGCAAGAGGGAGATTTAGAACTTTACAAACAACTGATTTCGGGAACTTGCGATCGCCTAGAAATGGAAAGGCGGTTTTTACATAAAGATGGTAAATTTGTTTGGGCTTTGGTGAGTATTTCTTTGATTTCAAGCCAAAATGGTGAACCTGAGTATTTCCTTGCCATGATCGAGGATATTACCAAACGCAAGCAAACAGAATTAGAACTCTGTGAAAGTAAAGAAGCAGCAGAAGCTGGTAGTCGTGCAAAAAGTGAATTTTTAGCAACCATGAGTCACGAACTACGGACACCTCTAAATGCAATTATGGGGTTGTCTCAGCTGTTACAACAAGAAATGGTCGGGCCTCTCAATGACAAACAAAAAGAGTATGTCAATTGTATTCATAGTAGTGGCGAACATCTACTGGCACTCATTAACGATATCCTCGATTTGTCAAAAGTAGAAGCAGGTAAAGAGGAACTATTTATTTCTAAATTGTTAGTACAAGAATTATGTGATTATGTGATCTCGACTGTACGCGATCGCGCTGAAGAAAAGAAATTACAACTGATCACCAAGATTGACGAACAAACAGACTTTTGTATTGGTGATGAACGGCGAGTTAAGCAAATGCTACTTAATCTGCTTACCAATGCAATTAAATTTACTCCAGCAGGCAAGGTGTGCTTAGAAGTAAAAAAAGCATTGCAAGGCGTTACATTTACAGTATCAGATACAGGTATTGGTATTGATCCAAGTCAGTTTAAATTCTTGTTTGAACCGTTTAAACAACTTGATAGTCAGCTAAATCGTCAGTATGAAGGTACGGGTCTAGGTTTGGCTTTAACACGCAAGTTAGCACATTTGCATGGTGGTGATGTCACAGTACAATCTGTGCTAGGAAAAGGCAGTAAATTTCAATTGTTCTTACCAAATCAACCTCCTGTACAGGGAGACGAAAGACACTTCTGTGAAGATATTTTCTGCTTTGATGAGGAGCAATCTATTCAACAAGACATTACAGTAAAAATATGTAACTTTAATAGCCATGAAGTATTTAATAGCACTAATCATTCTTCAGCTTATGAGAAGTCATCGCAACCAAAGCGTGACAAGGATGACTCTTCATCAATTTGTTCACAACGTACACCATTAACTCCTCACTACCCTGGCACTTCTTTAACAAAAAATATTCTGCTGGTGCAAGATGAAGAACAAACTGCTGCCCTACTGCGAGATTATCTTCAAGCAATTGGCTACCATGTTGAGCAAATTAGTAATTGCAACGATTTTTGGGAGCGAGTGCAAAACCAACACCCTGATTTAGTTTTGTTAGATTTAGAATTAGCAGGAGACACAAGCAGCTGGGATTTATTGAATACAGTGCGACAAAACCCAGATTTGCAAGATTTACTTATGGTGACTATTACATCAAATACGACGGGAGCAAACAGTAATCATCCAGTCGATATTACACCGGACAGATTACGCGATCGCGCACTTCAAGCTGGTGCTAATGCATGTCTGTGCAAGCCAATAGGTATTGTTCAAATTGAATCAATATTGATGCAATATTTTGGTTAG
- a CDS encoding ABC transporter ATP-binding protein, which translates to MKVRSSYWQLLPYLWPQWPLLVKGAVCILGFVLFTLLLPYLAGQVAFFVGQGNVNQIAYWLGLATLVFLVRGLFQYGQNIFMIAAALNMVLNLRKRVYAHLHKLGLDYFETTQTGDLTYRLTEDIDRVGEIVDKLSHQFLSNFLQLIAIPAYMLYLNWPLTMAGLLLAPLMAWLIGLFGQRLLVLSRQSQNHVSNLSAMLTEVFSGIRVVQAFAAQEYEVKRFNQEAERNRQAKYRAQQLKSIQFPVVGFLEAVSIMLLFLLGGWQISQGNLTAQGFISFLAAVALLIQPIDLMISNFNEYKQTEASVERIFELMARQPSLNETPDAKELPRVIGKVEYRHVSFAYNPGEPVLKDLCLRASPGNVIALVGSSGAGKSTLINLLLRFYDPLSGQILIDDIDIRDVTLNSLRRQIGIVPQDITLFSGTIAQNIGYGQEELNLEAIQEAAKIANAHSFITQFSQGYHTWVGERGVNLSGGQRQRLAIARAIVNDPRILILDEATSALDSESEALVQEALERVMQNRTVFIIAHRLSSVRRADCILVLEQGQVVESGTHTSLLSEGGRYARFYAQQFYSAQE; encoded by the coding sequence ATGAAAGTCCGCTCTAGTTACTGGCAACTGTTGCCTTATCTATGGCCCCAATGGCCGCTGTTAGTTAAGGGAGCAGTGTGTATTTTAGGATTTGTGTTATTCACCTTATTACTGCCCTATCTAGCAGGTCAGGTTGCTTTTTTTGTTGGTCAGGGAAATGTGAATCAGATTGCCTACTGGCTCGGACTAGCCACTCTGGTATTTTTGGTGCGGGGGCTTTTTCAATACGGGCAGAATATCTTTATGATCGCTGCTGCTCTGAACATGGTTTTAAATTTGCGTAAGCGAGTCTACGCTCATCTGCACAAACTTGGATTGGATTATTTTGAAACCACACAGACAGGCGACCTTACTTATCGTTTGACTGAAGATATCGACCGGGTAGGCGAGATTGTTGACAAGTTATCTCATCAGTTTCTCTCCAATTTCTTGCAGTTAATTGCAATTCCCGCTTACATGCTCTACCTGAATTGGCCACTGACTATGGCTGGTTTGCTTTTGGCTCCTTTGATGGCTTGGTTAATCGGACTATTCGGTCAGCGATTACTTGTCCTATCTCGTCAGAGTCAAAATCATGTTTCCAATCTGTCTGCAATGCTAACCGAAGTATTTAGCGGCATTCGAGTTGTTCAAGCTTTTGCAGCACAAGAGTATGAAGTCAAGCGATTCAATCAGGAAGCAGAACGCAATCGCCAAGCTAAGTACCGCGCTCAACAACTTAAATCTATTCAGTTTCCAGTGGTAGGTTTTTTGGAAGCAGTTAGTATTATGCTGCTGTTTTTATTGGGAGGATGGCAGATTTCCCAAGGAAACCTGACTGCTCAAGGGTTTATCAGTTTCTTAGCTGCTGTGGCTCTCTTGATTCAGCCCATCGACCTCATGATCAGCAATTTCAACGAGTACAAGCAGACTGAAGCCTCTGTAGAGCGCATCTTTGAATTAATGGCAAGACAGCCTAGCCTTAATGAAACACCAGATGCTAAAGAACTACCCCGAGTTATTGGCAAGGTAGAGTATCGTCATGTTAGTTTCGCCTACAATCCCGGCGAACCAGTCCTTAAGGATCTGTGTCTGCGTGCTTCCCCTGGCAATGTCATTGCTTTGGTTGGTTCTTCTGGTGCAGGTAAATCGACGTTGATTAATCTGTTACTTCGTTTCTATGATCCTCTGTCTGGTCAAATTCTGATTGATGATATTGATATCCGCGATGTGACACTGAACAGTCTCCGTCGTCAAATTGGGATTGTTCCTCAAGACATCACCCTATTTTCGGGAACGATCGCTCAAAATATCGGTTACGGTCAGGAGGAATTAAATTTAGAGGCAATCCAGGAAGCGGCAAAAATTGCCAACGCTCACTCTTTTATTACCCAATTTTCCCAAGGTTATCATACCTGGGTGGGTGAGCGTGGAGTCAACCTCTCTGGAGGACAACGCCAACGACTCGCGATCGCCAGAGCAATTGTCAACGATCCGCGAATTCTCATCTTAGATGAGGCTACCTCCGCCTTGGATTCGGAATCGGAAGCACTAGTTCAAGAAGCACTCGAACGAGTGATGCAAAATCGTACCGTGTTTATTATTGCTCATCGCCTCAGCAGTGTTCGCCGTGCTGATTGCATTCTCGTCCTAGAACAGGGACAGGTGGTTGAATCTGGTACTCATACCTCTCTTTTGTCTGAGGGAGGACGATATGCTCGTTTTTACGCCCAACAGTTCTACTCTGCACAGGAGTAG
- a CDS encoding lipid-A-disaccharide synthase-related protein produces MPSKRILFISNGHGEDNHTSHVIQTLRQLCPSLKMAALPIVGEGKAYRSLDIPIIGPTQTMPSGGFFYMRRLYLLKDFQSGLIGLTWRQLQAVLHYAPECDLIMATGDFISQTFAYLTKRPFVSFISCLSALYEGRLRLNPLLWHDLNSSRCLAVFTRDRYTASDLQRQGLTKAKFGGIPALDRLVPSGKNLHLTPNIPIVALLPGSRMPEAARNFRLQLQLVREIAKLESGQKLQFYAALVPNLKSELDDIAKSQGWQHEQGILTYAAAGSSLVEVRCYSDAFNDIVCYSTLIIGMAGLAVDLAVASGKPVIQIPGEGPQFTYQFAEAQTRLLGINAQTIGTKPATPEILQQAARRVIETLQDADYLAKCKENGPERFGPPGASERIARFLLTYLGETK; encoded by the coding sequence ATGCCTTCTAAGCGAATTCTGTTTATCAGTAACGGTCATGGAGAGGACAACCATACCTCTCATGTTATTCAAACCCTGCGCCAATTGTGTCCTTCTTTGAAAATGGCGGCACTGCCGATTGTGGGGGAAGGAAAAGCTTACCGTAGCTTGGACATCCCTATTATTGGGCCGACGCAAACGATGCCCTCTGGGGGATTCTTTTATATGAGGCGTCTGTATTTACTCAAAGATTTTCAATCAGGATTGATTGGGTTAACGTGGCGTCAGTTACAAGCGGTGTTACATTATGCTCCTGAGTGCGATTTGATTATGGCTACTGGGGATTTTATTTCCCAGACATTTGCTTATTTAACAAAGCGCCCCTTCGTCTCTTTTATTTCTTGTCTTTCTGCTCTCTACGAAGGGCGATTACGTCTCAATCCGCTTCTGTGGCATGATCTCAATTCTTCTCGATGTCTGGCAGTTTTCACTAGAGATCGCTATACAGCTTCTGACCTTCAACGGCAAGGTTTAACTAAAGCTAAATTCGGCGGTATCCCTGCTTTAGATAGGCTCGTACCTAGTGGTAAAAATTTACACTTAACACCGAATATTCCTATTGTTGCTCTTCTGCCAGGGTCACGGATGCCTGAAGCCGCACGAAATTTTCGTTTGCAGTTGCAACTGGTGCGAGAAATTGCCAAATTAGAATCCGGACAAAAACTACAATTTTACGCAGCTTTAGTACCAAATTTGAAGTCGGAACTAGACGACATTGCCAAGAGTCAAGGTTGGCAGCACGAGCAAGGCATACTCACCTATGCTGCTGCTGGAAGTTCTCTTGTGGAAGTGAGATGTTACTCAGATGCCTTTAATGACATTGTATGTTACTCTACCCTCATTATTGGTATGGCAGGCTTGGCAGTGGATCTAGCAGTAGCGAGCGGGAAACCTGTCATCCAAATTCCTGGAGAAGGCCCTCAATTTACTTATCAATTTGCAGAGGCGCAAACACGGCTATTGGGTATAAATGCCCAAACCATCGGCACTAAGCCAGCAACCCCTGAGATCCTACAGCAAGCAGCTCGACGAGTCATCGAGACTTTGCAAGATGCGGACTACCTCGCTAAATGCAAAGAAAATGGCCCAGAGCGATTTGGCCCGCCCGGTGCGTCTGAGAGAATTGCCCGCTTTCTGCTAACCTATCTAGGGGAAACTAAGTAG
- a CDS encoding glycosyltransferase family 39 protein — MSHPKYRRKQFKNLLILSMIWLLGAVCDRIWFALDNSIPAWDQADYLTGTLIYWQALQHPQFWDSQWWQNFWMLSSKIPPLTYIVGAVVQNIFGTGPDQAALIMLLFSAILLGSVYGLGAILFSEAVGLWAAALCQVMPALYRLRLDFLLDYPLAAVVTLSFFCLTVWKVKGRCQKAESREFSSHSSHPTLREAAQSASTHPLHPSYPPHLPIAPQPHKVGTPSPPSPPLLWAAAFGLSLGLALMVKQTALFFLLIPIVWVGFGALRQRCWGKLFQLLGALCLSILVFGSWYRTNWLLILTSGKRATIDSAIAEGDAPLNTLQAWTYYWEQLPEQVSLPLLLVPIFALLIYWGRSSKDVQTWRVGDTETEKFFITSVPQSASSLQWLAIFLVGAYFLSSLNPNKDDRYVLPYLPTFSVFLAYGLTRFRSLWAWRIRWGTFGLVVLLMIFNLFPIGGFAGDWMTSALSPNAQHYPYMKEELPHRQIIAQIIATEPYLRSTLGVLPSTKKINQHNLNYYGRLANSQVYGRQVGIKKKFVKQDARSLSWFLTKTGKQGSVPKAQALMVKTVEQDRNLQLHKSWVVGSSTLKLYHQQTPPIEVKAISSEQPQAKIALLQVIVPEKAPPGVPVSVSYEWTGTWEELQNGIVLLTWKNLTNDKGQMSWIHDHGIGMGNLYAGANKPQGTFQVTERMAMLPPVDITPGNYILEATYLNRVSGESYLIPVPKVTLQIDSQAPAKTAPELDIITQFRDLAANLPQGRKALEQLFAEIARINQYDPIQDYLEQARLSLAYRLQYVSQNRDWAYALALANVLEKRVNGAIAALEKVTQLDSENPYAWAYLAFVQIYNWQPSAAEKSLQPSLVKNPDLKEIQALNGVAALMQGKVIRAWEIFQKLRA; from the coding sequence ATGAGTCATCCAAAATATCGGCGCAAACAGTTTAAGAATTTACTGATACTCAGCATGATTTGGCTATTGGGTGCGGTGTGCGATCGCATCTGGTTTGCTTTAGATAATTCTATTCCAGCTTGGGATCAGGCAGATTATTTAACTGGCACTTTGATTTATTGGCAGGCATTGCAGCATCCCCAATTTTGGGATAGCCAATGGTGGCAAAATTTTTGGATGTTATCCTCGAAAATCCCACCTTTAACTTACATTGTTGGGGCTGTTGTTCAAAATATTTTTGGCACTGGGCCAGATCAAGCTGCACTAATTATGCTGTTATTTAGTGCTATTTTATTAGGTTCAGTTTATGGATTAGGTGCAATATTATTTAGCGAAGCTGTAGGTTTGTGGGCAGCTGCACTCTGTCAAGTTATGCCTGCTCTTTATAGATTACGCTTAGATTTTCTTCTCGATTATCCCCTTGCAGCTGTTGTCACCCTCAGTTTTTTTTGCCTGACAGTTTGGAAAGTCAAAGGCAGATGCCAGAAGGCAGAAAGCCGCGAATTCTCCTCCCACTCCTCACACCCCACCCTACGGGAAGCCGCGCAAAGCGCGTCTACACACCCCTTACACCCCTCATACCCCCCCCACCTCCCCATCGCCCCCCAACCCCACAAAGTGGGGACCCCTAGCCCCCCATCCCCCCCTCTCCTCTGGGCAGCAGCTTTTGGCTTATCCTTGGGTTTGGCATTAATGGTGAAGCAGACAGCGTTATTTTTTCTACTGATACCGATAGTGTGGGTAGGGTTTGGCGCACTTCGTCAACGTTGTTGGGGAAAGTTATTTCAGTTACTCGGGGCTTTATGTTTGTCGATATTGGTGTTTGGTTCCTGGTATCGCACCAATTGGTTGCTTATCCTGACATCTGGCAAACGGGCAACGATAGATTCTGCGATCGCTGAAGGTGATGCACCCCTAAATACACTGCAAGCTTGGACTTACTATTGGGAACAATTGCCAGAACAAGTGTCATTGCCTTTGTTACTTGTGCCGATATTTGCGTTGCTGATTTACTGGGGACGTTCATCAAAAGACGTCCAGACCTGGAGAGTGGGAGACACAGAGACGGAGAAATTTTTCATCACATCTGTGCCTCAGAGTGCCTCCTCACTCCAATGGTTAGCAATCTTTTTGGTAGGTGCTTACTTCCTGTCATCTTTAAACCCAAACAAAGATGATAGATATGTGTTGCCTTATTTACCGACATTTTCAGTATTTTTAGCATACGGATTGACCCGCTTCCGGAGTCTTTGGGCGTGGCGGATTCGTTGGGGTACTTTTGGTTTGGTAGTGCTTTTAATGATATTCAACTTGTTTCCCATTGGCGGCTTTGCTGGTGATTGGATGACATCAGCTTTGAGTCCCAATGCCCAGCATTACCCCTATATGAAAGAAGAGTTACCTCATCGCCAAATTATTGCCCAAATCATTGCCACAGAACCATATTTGCGTTCCACATTGGGAGTATTGCCATCCACCAAAAAAATTAACCAGCATAATTTGAATTACTATGGTAGACTAGCAAACTCCCAAGTTTATGGACGGCAGGTAGGAATAAAAAAGAAATTTGTCAAACAGGATGCGCGATCGCTTTCATGGTTCCTCACCAAAACTGGCAAACAAGGTTCAGTCCCAAAAGCCCAAGCTTTGATGGTTAAAACTGTAGAGCAAGATCGCAATCTCCAACTTCATAAGTCTTGGGTTGTCGGTAGCAGTACTCTTAAGCTTTATCATCAACAAACCCCACCGATAGAAGTCAAAGCAATTTCCTCAGAACAACCACAAGCTAAGATTGCTCTATTGCAAGTCATAGTACCAGAAAAGGCTCCACCCGGAGTACCAGTATCGGTAAGTTATGAATGGACTGGCACTTGGGAAGAACTGCAAAACGGGATAGTATTACTGACTTGGAAAAACCTCACCAACGATAAGGGACAGATGTCATGGATACATGATCACGGTATAGGTATGGGAAATTTATATGCAGGTGCAAACAAACCTCAAGGTACATTCCAAGTCACAGAAAGAATGGCAATGTTGCCACCTGTTGACATTACGCCAGGAAATTATATTTTAGAGGCTACTTACCTCAACCGAGTTTCAGGAGAAAGTTATTTAATTCCTGTACCAAAAGTAACATTACAAATCGATTCCCAAGCCCCTGCTAAGACTGCACCAGAGTTAGATATAATCACGCAATTTAGAGATTTAGCAGCAAATTTACCTCAAGGTAGAAAGGCATTGGAGCAATTATTTGCAGAAATTGCACGTATCAATCAATACGATCCTATTCAAGATTATTTGGAACAGGCGCGATTGAGTTTGGCATATAGATTGCAGTATGTTTCGCAAAACCGCGATTGGGCTTACGCTTTAGCTTTAGCAAACGTGTTGGAGAAAAGAGTCAATGGTGCAATAGCAGCTTTAGAAAAAGTTACTCAGCTAGACTCAGAAAATCCTTACGCCTGGGCATATTTAGCCTTTGTGCAAATCTATAATTGGCAGCCAAGTGCGGCTGAAAAATCTCTCCAACCGAGCTTGGTCAAAAACCCGGACTTAAAAGAAATTCAAGCATTGAATGGAGTTGCTGCCCTCATGCAAGGAAAAGTAATTCGAGCATGGGAGATTTTTCAGAAGTTAAGAGCCTAA
- a CDS encoding GNAT family N-acetyltransferase — protein MMSNLTVRVAHIPEELMEIEKIRRVVFQEGQGVEQDLDFDGLDEICDQLIAHLNGECVGTARIRYLDDQTAKIERLAVLEMARGQGIGQKITKEALEVIASKNIPEVVINAQEYVKGLYQKLGFQQEGEVFEEAGIRHVKMRKSLIG, from the coding sequence ATGATGAGTAATTTAACAGTCAGAGTTGCTCATATACCTGAAGAGTTAATGGAAATTGAGAAAATTAGAAGGGTAGTTTTTCAGGAAGGACAGGGAGTGGAACAAGATTTAGATTTTGATGGTCTAGATGAGATATGCGATCAGTTAATTGCTCATTTAAATGGAGAATGTGTAGGAACAGCTAGGATTAGATATTTGGATGATCAAACTGCAAAAATAGAAAGATTAGCCGTTTTAGAAATGGCAAGAGGACAGGGTATTGGTCAGAAAATAACAAAAGAAGCACTCGAAGTCATAGCTAGTAAAAATATTCCAGAAGTTGTAATTAATGCTCAAGAGTATGTAAAAGGTTTATATCAAAAACTAGGTTTTCAGCAAGAAGGAGAAGTTTTTGAAGAAGCTGGAATTCGTCATGTAAAAATGAGGAAAAGTTTAATTGGTTAG